A genomic segment from Nasonia vitripennis strain AsymCx chromosome 1 unlocalized genomic scaffold, Nvit_psr_1.1 chr1_random0009, whole genome shotgun sequence encodes:
- the LOC116418355 gene encoding uncharacterized protein LOC116418355, with protein MLSNNKRKLKAINKERKKQKVHRENNVLKKYINQRQNESVSDIEDPSFFTTETSTPIKDISNIPRQKDGIAELSKQANSYKKLYIAERKKNEDLRNMLRELQPTSENPNPNEENAQHINKQSGRTLSRNSNESDSHSSAVNPFYHYDTIYTFESDEKLNYDEFGNVLLAHGVPCNPKAYNDSWKTKSPSKCLAILSQGVYEFKDLAERCVRKQKNTKDKKKLDPLKTVALEKQVYKFMRIKNLNIDDIDPTEKSHVIIT; from the exons ATgctttcaaataataaacggAAACTAAAGGCAATaaataaagagagaaagaaacagAAAGTTCATCGAGAGAATAATGTtctaaaaaagtatataaatcaAAGACAAAATGAAAGTGTAAGTGATATTGAAGATCCAAGTTTTTTTACTACGGAAACTTCTACTCCGATAAAAGATATTAGTAAT attcCTAGACAAAAAGATGGTATCGCAGAACTATCAAAACAAGCAAATAGTTACAAAAAGTTGTACATTgctgaaaggaaaaaaaatgaagaccTTAGAAATATGTTAAGGGAACTCCAGCCAACATCAGAAAATCCCAATCCGAATGAAGAAAACGCCCAACATATTAATAAGCAAAGTGGAAGAACATTATCTAGAAACAGTAATGAGAGTG ATTCCCACAGTTCTGCGGTTAATCCGTTTTATCATTATGATACCATTTATACTTTCGAAtctgatgaaaaattaaattacgaTGAATTTGGAAATGTCTTGCTCGCACATGGGGTCCCTTGTAATCCTAAAGCATACAACGATAGTTGGAAAACAAAATCACCAAGTAAATGCCTGGCAATTTTAAGTCAAGGAGTGTACGAATTCAAAGATTTGGCAGAGCGCTGCGTAAGAAAGCAGAAGAATACCaaagacaaaaaaaagttgGATCCATTGAAGACAGTTGCTTTAGAAAAGCAAGTTTATAAGTTTATGCGaatcaaaaatttaaatatagatGATATagaccctactgaaaaaagtcacgtgattatcacgtga
- the LOC103318168 gene encoding uncharacterized protein LOC103318168 — MNVAEVLLIFMTIGKKHSLTWVTLLDLFKALNFIFCRNIFPMTKYMIRKLMDVSTESFTYHTLCRQCNKYLGSFKNVKSTQKCVCGYTMSSSSTGAFFIHIDIEDQLKKFFSNKDIVNNLNYRFIRKKQNSSALEDIYDGKVYKKLSKDKKYLNNDNNFSYTFNTDGCQAASHSKVSVWPIYLMIHELPDHLRKKHMILVGIWVNDSEPDMNMFLNPFVEQANKLSSQGFEWVHNAKIIRSKLFPLGCCVDSVCRCAVLNMKRFNGFYGCTFCEYPSERIDGIHKYPMLEKVPQLRTDDSIKNQMVLAASASKDVMGVWGPASLMNLKFFDLAKGMIVDFMHSCLLGVTELHTEILLKSVNENYYVGSPTALNSIDKQLLSIKPPKCISQVPRSIKDRKNWTASNWLAWVVFYAIPCLKVVLPRKYLNHLAMFSTSMTLLLNDSITKDMLETAKKLLIKYVFYFGEFFGEHEL, encoded by the coding sequence ATGAATGTCGCAGaagtgttattaatttttatgacTATAGGAAAGAAGCATTCTTTAACATGGGTTActttattagatttatttaaagCATTAAATTTTATCTTCTGTAGAAACATATTCCCAAtgacaaagtacatgattcgAAAATTAATGGATGTAAGTACTGAATCGTTTACGTATCATACGTTGTGCCGGCAATGTAATAAGTATTTAGGAAGTTTCAAAAATGTGAAATCTACACAAAAATGTGTTTGTGGTTATACTATGTCATCTTCTTCAACtggtgcattttttattcatatcgACATTGAGGATcagttaaaaaagtttttttccaATAAAGATATAGTAAACAACTTAAATTATAgatttataagaaaaaaacaaaattcttcTGCTCTTGAAGATATTTATGATGGcaaagtttataaaaaactCTCAAAAGATAAGAAGTAcctaaataatgataataatttttcctatACATTTAATACTGATGGTTGCCAAGCAGCATCTCATTCGAAGGTTTCTGTATGGCCTATTTATTTGATGATCCACGAGTTACCAGATCacttaagaaaaaaacacaTGATTTTAGTTGGTATATGGGTAAATGACTCTGAACCAGATATGAATATGTTTCTTAATCCGTTTGTAGAGCAAGCAAACAAATTATCTTCACAAGGATTTGAATGGGTTCACAATGCCAAAATAATTAGGAGTAAATTATTCCCATTAGGTTGTTGTGTTGACTCAGTATGCAGATGTGCTGTACTAAATATGAAACGATTTAACGGCTTTTACGGATGTACGTTCTGTGAGTACCCAAGTGAACGGATAGATGGTATTCATAAATATCCAATGCTTGAAAAAGTTCCTCAATTACGAACAGATGATAGTatcaaaaatcaaatggtACTTGCTGCGTCTGCTTCAAAAGATGTGATGGGAGTTTGGGGACCAGCTTCattaatgaatctaaaattttttgatcTTGCTAAAGGCATGATTGTTGATTTTATGCATTCATGTTTGCTTGGTGTCACAGAACTTCATACTGAAATTCTATTAAAAAGTGTAAATGAAAATTACTATGTTGGATCACCAACTGCTTTGAATAGTATTGACAAACAACTTTTATCAATTAAACCACCAAAATGTATTAGCCAGGTTCCGAGAAGTATAAAAGATCGAAAGAATTGGACAGCTTCCAACTGGCTTGCATGGGTTGTATTCTATGCAATACCATGTTTAAAAGTAGTTTTACcgagaaaatatttaaatcatcTTGCTATGTTTTCCACTTCCATGACTTTACTCTTAAATGATTCAATAACGAAAGATATGCTTGAAACTGCAAAAAAATTGCTCATCaaatatgttttttattttggtgAATTCTTTGGTGAACATGAATTATAA